From a single Nocardioides sp. dk884 genomic region:
- a CDS encoding N-acyl-D-amino-acid deacylase family protein codes for MTYDTIIRDARWFDGTGGPSAVRHLGIRDGRLATVSADPLDETGCADVVDAAGKWVIPGMLDIHTHYDIEVLEEPDLRESLRHGVTTILIGSCSLSTVHVGPVDAGDLFGRVEAIPRQHVIDNLERRQTWSSAQEYVAGLESLPLGPNLAAFLGHSDIRTAAMGLDRATRDDVRPTRAEQAWMEARLSEALDAGFVGMSAQQLLFDKLDGDLCRSRTLPSTYAKWREMRGLRSILRRRERVLQAGPDASHPHTIVTQALGSIGLRGKPLRTSLLSAADIKAIPFIIHLMRLLAGTVNRLGADFRWQHLPVPFEVYADGIDLVIFEEFGSGAAALHLQEKIARDELMRDPAYRARFRKDYESKYGPRVWHRDFFDAEIVACPDASVIGKSFGQVGVERGGQHPVDAFLDLVLEHGTAVRWRTTISNHRPEVLRKLAQTPSVQMGFSDAGAHLRNMSFYNFGLRLLKHARDAEQAGRPFLSMEQAVHRLTGELADWYALDAGHLREGDRADLVLVDPTRLDASLEEYVEAPVEQYGGLSRMVNRNDATVPLVMVGGRAVWRDGAPTDALRSERTGRFLRAGEESREPLPATRRTASDVAS; via the coding sequence GTGACGTACGACACCATCATCCGCGACGCCCGCTGGTTCGACGGGACGGGTGGCCCCTCGGCCGTGCGCCACCTCGGCATCCGTGACGGCCGCCTCGCCACCGTGTCCGCCGACCCCCTCGACGAGACCGGGTGTGCCGACGTCGTCGACGCCGCCGGCAAGTGGGTGATCCCCGGCATGCTCGACATCCACACCCACTACGACATCGAGGTGCTCGAGGAGCCCGACCTGCGCGAGTCGCTGCGCCACGGGGTCACCACGATCCTGATCGGCTCGTGCTCGCTGTCCACCGTGCACGTCGGGCCGGTCGATGCCGGGGACCTGTTCGGCCGGGTCGAGGCGATCCCGCGCCAGCACGTCATCGACAACCTCGAGCGGCGACAGACCTGGAGCTCCGCGCAGGAGTACGTCGCGGGCCTGGAGTCGCTGCCGCTGGGTCCCAACCTCGCGGCGTTCCTCGGGCACTCCGACATCCGCACCGCGGCGATGGGGCTGGACCGCGCGACCCGCGACGACGTACGACCCACGCGCGCCGAGCAGGCCTGGATGGAGGCGCGGCTCAGCGAGGCGCTCGACGCCGGGTTCGTCGGCATGTCGGCGCAGCAGCTGCTCTTCGACAAGCTCGACGGCGACCTGTGCCGCTCGCGCACCCTGCCCTCGACGTATGCGAAGTGGCGCGAGATGCGCGGGCTGCGCTCGATCCTGCGCCGCCGCGAGCGGGTGCTGCAGGCCGGGCCCGACGCCTCGCACCCGCACACGATCGTGACCCAGGCGCTCGGCTCGATCGGGCTGCGCGGCAAGCCGTTGCGCACCAGCCTGCTCTCCGCCGCCGACATCAAGGCGATCCCGTTCATCATCCACCTGATGCGGCTGCTCGCCGGGACGGTGAACCGCCTCGGCGCCGACTTCCGCTGGCAGCACCTCCCGGTGCCGTTCGAGGTCTACGCCGACGGCATCGACCTGGTGATCTTCGAGGAGTTCGGCTCCGGCGCGGCTGCCCTGCACCTGCAGGAGAAGATCGCCCGCGACGAGCTCATGCGCGACCCGGCGTACCGTGCCCGCTTCCGCAAGGACTACGAGTCCAAGTACGGCCCCCGCGTCTGGCACCGCGACTTCTTCGACGCCGAGATCGTGGCCTGCCCCGATGCCTCGGTCATCGGGAAGTCCTTCGGCCAGGTCGGGGTGGAGCGCGGCGGGCAGCACCCAGTCGATGCGTTCCTCGACCTGGTGCTCGAGCACGGCACCGCGGTGCGCTGGCGCACCACGATCTCCAACCACCGGCCCGAGGTGCTGCGCAAGCTCGCGCAGACCCCGTCGGTGCAGATGGGGTTCTCCGACGCCGGCGCGCACCTGCGCAACATGTCCTTCTACAACTTCGGGCTGCGGCTGCTCAAGCACGCCCGCGACGCCGAGCAGGCCGGGCGGCCGTTCCTGTCGATGGAGCAGGCCGTGCACCGCCTGACCGGCGAGCTCGCCGACTGGTACGCCCTCGACGCCGGCCACCTGCGCGAGGGCGACCGCGCCGACCTGGTGCTCGTCGACCCGACCCGCCTGGACGCCTCGCTCGAGGAGTACGTCGAGGCACCGGTCGAGCAGTACGGCGGGCTCTCCCGGATGGTCAACCGCAACGACGCGACGGTCCCGCTGGTGATGGTGGGTGGCCGCGCGGTCTGGCGCGACGGCGCCCCGACCGACGCCCTCCGCAGCGAGCGCACCGGCCGCTTCCTGCGCGCCGGCGAGGAGTCGCGCGAGCCGCTCCCCGCGACCCGTCGTACCGCCTCGGACGTCGCGTCGTGA
- a CDS encoding Pycsar system effector family protein, which translates to MTDTDDSIPAIANWPSEPDPDHAWKALSLVNDWIRHGDAKIGVTLAVTGAAGVMLFNIVKDAQDPGCWLVVPAWLAAGILLLAAAFAVVGLVPKVKVGRRRDPEAYTNLLFYKHIAGGYEGKPADFVHKLGSLTFNKQELTKHIGEQVHANAAVARRKFEWADRAIKGLAGGLLFVALTGIARVVA; encoded by the coding sequence GTGACCGACACCGATGACTCGATCCCGGCCATCGCCAACTGGCCGAGCGAGCCTGATCCGGACCATGCCTGGAAGGCGCTATCGCTCGTCAACGACTGGATCCGACATGGCGACGCAAAGATCGGCGTGACGCTCGCAGTCACAGGTGCCGCGGGCGTGATGCTTTTCAACATCGTCAAGGATGCGCAGGACCCCGGTTGCTGGTTGGTTGTGCCTGCTTGGCTCGCTGCCGGGATTCTTCTGCTCGCGGCAGCGTTCGCCGTGGTTGGACTTGTCCCAAAGGTGAAGGTCGGCCGCCGACGTGATCCCGAGGCGTACACGAACCTGCTCTTCTACAAGCACATCGCCGGTGGCTACGAGGGCAAGCCTGCCGACTTCGTGCACAAGTTGGGTTCGCTTACCTTTAACAAGCAGGAGCTGACCAAGCACATCGGTGAGCAGGTGCACGCCAACGCCGCCGTCGCTCGCCGCAAGTTCGAGTGGGCGGACCGGGCCATCAAGGGGCTCGCGGGTGGCTTGCTGTTCGTCGCGCTGACGGGCATCGCGAGGGTGGTCGCCTGA
- a CDS encoding ISL3 family transposase has protein sequence MPDATVGDRSTAFAHPDLTTFCRLDELGLVVTGQRLEPDRAVLACRVDEPGDGADQWCRRCGCEGAPRDTVTRQLAHEPLGWRPTILVVTIRRYRCTGCQHVWRQDTSRAAEPRAKLSRRGLRWALEGIVVAHLTVARVAEGLGVAWSTANDAVLAEGKRVLIDDPNRFDGVRVVGVDEHVWRHTRRGDKYVTVVIDLTPIRDKTGPARLLDMVEGRSKEVFKTWLAARPDSWRDGVEVVAMDGFTGFKTATTEELPDAVAVMDPFHVVRLAGDALDRCRRRVQQAIHGHRGMKGDPLYSARRTLHTGAGLLTDKQATRLRALFAADEHVEVEATWGVYQRMIAAYRHEDRSQGFALMAQLIATVSSGVPKALVELTTLGRTLKKRADDVLAYFDRPGTSNGPTEAINGRLEHLRGSALGFRNLTNYIARSLLETGGFRPRLHPGLG, from the coding sequence GTGCCTGACGCTACCGTCGGCGACCGCTCGACCGCGTTCGCCCACCCCGACCTGACCACCTTCTGCCGCCTTGATGAGCTCGGCCTCGTCGTCACCGGCCAACGCCTCGAGCCCGACCGCGCGGTCCTCGCATGCCGGGTCGACGAACCAGGCGACGGCGCCGATCAGTGGTGCCGCCGCTGTGGCTGCGAAGGAGCGCCACGCGACACCGTGACCCGGCAGCTGGCCCACGAGCCGCTCGGCTGGCGGCCCACCATCCTGGTCGTCACGATCCGCCGCTACCGGTGCACCGGCTGTCAGCATGTCTGGCGCCAGGACACCAGCCGGGCCGCCGAGCCCCGAGCGAAGCTCTCGCGCCGTGGGCTGCGGTGGGCACTGGAAGGGATCGTGGTCGCCCACCTGACCGTCGCCCGCGTCGCTGAGGGACTCGGGGTCGCGTGGAGCACGGCCAACGACGCCGTTCTGGCCGAAGGCAAGCGGGTCCTCATCGACGACCCCAACCGCTTCGACGGCGTTCGTGTGGTCGGGGTCGATGAGCACGTCTGGAGACACACCCGACGCGGCGACAAGTACGTCACCGTGGTCATCGACCTCACCCCGATCCGCGACAAGACCGGACCGGCGCGGCTGCTCGACATGGTCGAGGGCCGCTCGAAAGAGGTCTTCAAGACCTGGCTCGCCGCCCGTCCCGACTCCTGGCGCGACGGTGTGGAGGTCGTGGCGATGGACGGGTTCACCGGCTTCAAGACCGCCACCACCGAGGAGCTCCCCGACGCGGTCGCGGTCATGGACCCCTTCCATGTCGTGCGCCTGGCCGGCGACGCACTCGACCGGTGCCGCCGGCGTGTGCAGCAGGCCATCCACGGCCACCGCGGGATGAAGGGCGACCCGCTCTACTCGGCTCGCCGCACGTTGCACACCGGCGCCGGCCTGCTCACCGACAAGCAGGCCACGCGCCTGCGGGCGTTGTTCGCGGCCGATGAGCATGTCGAGGTCGAGGCGACCTGGGGCGTCTACCAGCGCATGATCGCCGCGTACCGGCACGAGGACCGCAGCCAGGGGTTCGCGTTGATGGCCCAGCTGATCGCCACTGTCAGCAGCGGCGTCCCGAAGGCCCTGGTCGAGCTCACGACCCTCGGGCGGACGCTGAAGAAGCGCGCCGACGACGTCTTGGCCTACTTCGACCGCCCAGGCACATCGAACGGCCCGACAGAAGCGATCAACGGCCGACTCGAACACCTCCGCGGCTCCGCGCTCGGTTTCCGCAACCTCACCAACTACATCGCCAGGAGCCTGCTCGAGACCGGAGGGTTCAGACCGCGACTACACCCTGGATTGGGATGA
- the ispG gene encoding flavodoxin-dependent (E)-4-hydroxy-3-methylbut-2-enyl-diphosphate synthase, translating into MSTISLGMPAAPPPVLAPRRTTRQIQVGSVGVGSEHPVSVQSMTTTLTSDVNSTLQQIAELTAAGCDIVRVACPSADDAEALPAIARKSQIPVIADIHFQPKYVFAAIEAGCAAVRVNPGNIKKFDDQIKEIAQAANDHGTSIRIGVNAGSLDKRLLEKYGKATPEALVESAIWEASLFEEHGFRDFKISVKHNDPVVMVRAYELLAEAGDWPLHLGVTEAGPAFQGTIKSATAFGALLSKGIGDTIRVSLSAPPVEEVKVGIQILQSLNLRPRKLEIVSCPSCGRAQVDVYTLAEQVTAGLDGLEVPLRVAVMGCVVNGPGEAREADLGVASGNGKGQIFVRGEVIKTVPESKIVETLIEEAMRIAEGMEAVDGAGAQVTVS; encoded by the coding sequence ATGAGCACCATCAGCCTCGGCATGCCCGCCGCCCCTCCGCCGGTGCTCGCACCGCGTCGGACCACCCGCCAGATCCAGGTCGGCTCGGTCGGTGTCGGCAGCGAGCACCCCGTCTCGGTGCAGTCGATGACCACGACGCTCACCAGCGACGTGAACAGCACCCTGCAGCAGATCGCCGAGCTGACCGCGGCCGGCTGCGACATCGTCCGGGTCGCCTGCCCCAGCGCCGACGACGCCGAGGCGCTCCCGGCGATCGCGCGCAAGTCGCAGATCCCGGTCATCGCCGACATCCACTTCCAGCCGAAGTACGTCTTCGCCGCGATCGAGGCCGGCTGCGCCGCGGTGCGCGTGAACCCCGGCAATATCAAGAAGTTCGACGACCAGATCAAGGAGATCGCCCAGGCCGCCAACGACCACGGCACCTCGATCCGGATCGGCGTCAACGCCGGCAGCCTGGACAAGCGGCTGCTGGAGAAGTACGGCAAGGCCACGCCCGAGGCGCTCGTCGAGTCCGCGATCTGGGAGGCGAGCCTGTTCGAGGAGCACGGCTTCCGCGACTTCAAGATCTCGGTCAAGCACAACGACCCGGTCGTGATGGTGCGCGCCTACGAGCTGCTGGCCGAGGCCGGCGACTGGCCGCTGCACCTCGGCGTCACCGAGGCCGGCCCGGCGTTCCAGGGCACGATCAAGTCCGCCACCGCGTTCGGCGCGCTGCTCAGCAAGGGCATCGGCGACACGATCCGCGTCTCCCTCTCGGCACCGCCGGTCGAGGAGGTCAAGGTCGGCATCCAGATCCTGCAGTCGCTCAACCTGCGCCCGCGCAAGCTCGAGATCGTCTCCTGCCCCTCCTGCGGTCGCGCCCAGGTCGACGTCTACACCCTCGCCGAGCAGGTCACCGCCGGCCTCGACGGCCTGGAGGTCCCGCTGCGCGTGGCCGTGATGGGCTGCGTCGTCAACGGCCCGGGCGAGGCCCGCGAGGCCGACCTCGGCGTCGCCTCCGGCAACGGCAAGGGTCAGATCTTCGTCAGGGGCGAGGTCATCAAGACCGTGCCCGAGTCGAAGATCGTGGAGACCCTCATCGAGGAGGCCATGCGCATCGCGGAGGGGATGGAGGCCGTCGATGGCGCCGGCGCCCAGGTCACCGTCTCCTGA
- a CDS encoding M50 family metallopeptidase produces MTVLLYTAGVLIFALAILVSIGLHELGHMIPAKRFGAKVTQYFIGFGPTVWSKQIGETEYGVKAIPLGGYVKIVGMLPPGAAELAESVHHDENGEQVTVVRKSNTGMFTQLISDARAAEWELVGPEDRDRLFYQLPSWKKIVVMAGGPTVNILIAFFLFWTIFATYGTREVVPDEGRPVLETVSQCVIPYADERTTCEPGDPPSPAYEAGLRPGDEIVSFNGTPVTDWSQLRELIRDNDAGRAEITYLRDGKELTGTTSTTVEARPVDNTGETVREVGFLGVTPTSHVQVTTGGPLYTLDQMGDMTVRTVEALATLPLKVWDVGQAILGLEERALDSPVSIVGGGRLAGETVSHEEFPVLEKTMFVLSLIAGFNFFIGMFNFVPLLPLDGGHIASALYEWLRRGFARLRRRPDPGYVDAAKLLPVAYVVGLAMLVMGVVLIIGDLVVPLHLGA; encoded by the coding sequence ATGACCGTTCTGCTCTACACCGCCGGCGTGCTGATCTTCGCCCTGGCGATCCTGGTCTCGATCGGGCTGCACGAGCTCGGTCACATGATCCCGGCGAAGCGGTTCGGCGCGAAGGTCACCCAGTACTTCATCGGCTTCGGGCCGACGGTCTGGAGCAAGCAGATCGGTGAGACCGAGTACGGCGTCAAGGCGATCCCGCTCGGCGGCTACGTCAAGATCGTCGGGATGCTGCCGCCGGGAGCCGCCGAGCTCGCCGAGTCGGTGCACCACGACGAGAACGGCGAGCAGGTCACGGTGGTGCGCAAGTCCAACACCGGCATGTTCACCCAGCTGATCTCCGACGCCCGCGCGGCCGAGTGGGAGCTGGTGGGCCCCGAGGACCGCGACCGGCTGTTCTACCAGCTGCCGTCGTGGAAGAAGATTGTCGTGATGGCCGGCGGCCCGACGGTCAACATCCTCATCGCGTTCTTCTTGTTCTGGACCATCTTCGCCACCTACGGCACCCGCGAGGTCGTCCCCGACGAGGGCCGACCCGTCCTCGAGACCGTCTCGCAGTGCGTGATCCCGTACGCCGACGAGCGCACCACCTGCGAGCCCGGCGACCCGCCGAGCCCGGCGTACGAGGCGGGCCTGCGCCCCGGGGACGAGATCGTGTCGTTCAACGGCACCCCGGTCACCGACTGGTCCCAGCTGCGCGAGCTGATCCGCGACAACGACGCCGGCCGCGCGGAGATCACCTACCTGCGCGACGGCAAGGAGCTCACCGGCACCACCAGCACCACTGTCGAGGCGCGCCCGGTCGACAACACCGGGGAGACCGTCCGCGAGGTCGGCTTCCTCGGCGTCACCCCGACCTCGCACGTGCAGGTCACGACCGGCGGCCCGCTCTACACCCTGGACCAGATGGGCGACATGACCGTGCGCACCGTCGAGGCGCTGGCGACCCTGCCCCTCAAGGTCTGGGACGTCGGCCAGGCCATCCTCGGCCTCGAGGAGCGCGCCCTGGACAGCCCGGTCAGCATCGTCGGCGGCGGCCGGCTGGCCGGCGAGACCGTCTCGCACGAGGAGTTCCCGGTCCTCGAGAAGACGATGTTCGTGCTCAGCCTGATCGCCGGCTTCAACTTCTTCATCGGCATGTTCAACTTCGTCCCGCTGCTGCCCCTGGACGGCGGCCACATCGCCAGCGCGCTGTATGAGTGGCTGCGCCGCGGCTTCGCCCGGCTGCGCCGCCGGCCCGACCCCGGCTACGTCGACGCCGCCAAGCTGCTCCCCGTCGCGTACGTCGTGGGGCTGGCCATGCTGGTCATGGGCGTCGTGCTGATCATCGGCGACCTGGTGGTCCCGCTGCACCTGGGCGCCTGA
- the dxr gene encoding 1-deoxy-D-xylulose-5-phosphate reductoisomerase translates to MARVRDVVILGSTGSIGTQALELVRSNPDRFRVVALTAGGSNPELFEAQVAEFAPAFSGLGEQASVEAAGMACDVVLNGITGAVGLRPTLAALDAGNTLALANKESLIIGGPLVRERARPGQIVPVDSEHSAIAQSLRAGRTEEVRRLVLTASGGPFRGRTREELLEVTPEQALAHPNFSMGTVVTTNSATLVNKGLEVIEAHLLFDVPFDRIDVVVHPQQLIHSMVEFVDGAVVAQIGLPTMMVPIAMGMAWPDRVPDAEASVDWTKAADWRFEPLDDVAFPAVRLAREAGERGGTAPAVYNAANEVCVAAFHEGRMRFVDIVPTIESVLGAHDVPSTASLTVDDVLAADAWARAEAARTLAEGPA, encoded by the coding sequence ATGGCCCGCGTGAGAGACGTCGTGATCCTCGGTTCGACCGGTTCCATCGGCACCCAGGCGCTGGAGCTGGTGCGCTCCAACCCCGACCGGTTCCGGGTGGTCGCCCTGACCGCCGGGGGATCGAACCCCGAGCTGTTCGAGGCCCAGGTGGCCGAGTTCGCGCCGGCGTTCTCCGGGCTGGGGGAGCAGGCCTCGGTCGAGGCCGCCGGCATGGCGTGCGACGTGGTGCTCAACGGCATCACCGGCGCCGTCGGCCTGCGCCCGACCCTCGCCGCGCTCGACGCCGGCAACACCCTCGCGCTGGCCAACAAGGAGTCGCTGATCATCGGCGGCCCGCTGGTGCGTGAGCGCGCGCGGCCCGGGCAGATCGTCCCCGTGGACAGCGAGCACAGCGCGATCGCGCAGAGCCTGCGCGCCGGGCGCACCGAGGAGGTACGCCGCCTGGTGCTGACCGCCAGCGGGGGACCGTTCCGCGGCCGCACCCGCGAGGAGCTGCTCGAGGTGACCCCCGAGCAGGCGCTGGCGCACCCGAACTTCTCGATGGGCACCGTGGTCACCACCAACTCCGCGACCCTGGTCAACAAGGGCCTCGAGGTCATCGAGGCGCACCTGCTCTTCGACGTGCCCTTCGACCGCATCGACGTCGTGGTCCACCCCCAGCAGCTGATCCACTCGATGGTCGAGTTCGTCGACGGCGCCGTGGTCGCCCAGATCGGGCTGCCCACGATGATGGTGCCGATCGCGATGGGCATGGCCTGGCCGGACCGGGTCCCCGACGCCGAGGCGTCGGTGGACTGGACCAAGGCCGCCGACTGGCGCTTCGAGCCGCTCGACGACGTGGCGTTCCCCGCCGTACGCCTGGCGCGCGAGGCGGGGGAGCGCGGCGGCACCGCGCCGGCGGTCTACAACGCCGCCAACGAGGTGTGCGTCGCGGCCTTCCACGAGGGGCGGATGCGCTTCGTCGACATCGTGCCCACGATCGAGTCCGTCCTGGGGGCGCACGACGTACCCTCGACAGCGTCGCTCACCGTCGATGACGTGCTCGCCGCGGACGCGTGGGCCCGCGCCGAAGCCGCCCGCACCCTTGCCGAAGGACCCGCATGA
- a CDS encoding IS110 family transposase has protein sequence MDHVVIGVDPHKLSATIEVVDQHEHLLGSGRFSTDQAGYAAMRAYAKTWPKRLWAVEGANGAGRPLAQRLLEAGEHVVDVPAKLAVRVRLFDTGHNRKTDAHDAHAVAVVAVRTTNLRVLKVDGELEAMRMLADRREALTRRRVQTVCRLQALLAELLPGQAKRDITTGQAKAMLATVRPRDIAGKTRRRIAAEELAELIAVEAKIKKATAELKAMVLARESRLMDIHGVGAVVAARILADVGDVARFADRNRFASWTGTAPLDASSGEQNRHRLSRAGNRRVNHMIHIAAVTQLRLDTEGRAYYRRKRADGKKPQEALRCLKRRISDAIYKQLVTDAVRAEGADPGGHCGASQESSAVDLPPHIDTSDQPLPDPQTRRYAAPPGTRKSQPVGTLASTG, from the coding sequence ATGGACCATGTCGTTATCGGGGTCGATCCCCACAAGCTGTCCGCGACGATCGAGGTCGTCGACCAGCACGAGCATCTCCTCGGATCCGGTCGCTTCAGCACCGACCAGGCTGGCTACGCCGCCATGCGTGCCTACGCCAAGACGTGGCCGAAGCGCCTGTGGGCGGTCGAAGGCGCCAACGGCGCGGGTCGTCCACTTGCCCAGCGTCTCCTCGAAGCCGGCGAACATGTCGTCGACGTGCCCGCGAAGCTTGCTGTCCGTGTCCGGCTCTTCGACACCGGCCACAACCGCAAGACCGACGCCCACGACGCACACGCGGTCGCGGTCGTAGCCGTGCGCACGACGAACCTGCGGGTGCTCAAGGTCGACGGCGAGCTCGAGGCGATGCGGATGCTGGCCGATCGCCGCGAAGCCCTCACCCGGCGTCGTGTTCAGACCGTGTGCCGACTCCAGGCGCTACTCGCAGAACTCCTGCCTGGCCAGGCCAAACGCGACATCACCACTGGTCAGGCCAAGGCGATGCTGGCCACCGTTCGCCCGCGCGACATCGCCGGGAAGACCCGTCGCCGCATCGCTGCCGAAGAGCTGGCCGAGTTGATCGCGGTCGAGGCGAAGATCAAGAAGGCCACTGCCGAGTTGAAGGCGATGGTCCTGGCGCGGGAATCACGGCTGATGGACATCCACGGTGTCGGTGCTGTGGTGGCCGCCAGGATCCTCGCCGATGTCGGAGACGTCGCCAGGTTCGCTGACCGCAATCGGTTCGCGTCCTGGACCGGTACCGCGCCGCTGGACGCCTCGTCTGGTGAGCAGAACCGGCACCGTCTCTCCCGCGCCGGGAACCGCCGGGTCAACCACATGATCCACATCGCCGCGGTCACCCAACTCCGGCTCGACACCGAAGGCCGCGCCTACTACCGGCGCAAACGCGCCGACGGCAAGAAGCCCCAAGAAGCACTCCGCTGCCTCAAGCGACGCATCTCAGATGCCATCTACAAGCAGCTCGTCACCGACGCTGTCCGAGCCGAAGGCGCGGACCCGGGAGGGCACTGCGGGGCGTCTCAAGAATCCAGCGCGGTCGACCTACCCCCGCACATCGACACTTCGGATCAGCCACTCCCGGACCCGCAGACCCGACGCTACGCCGCACCACCCGGCACGCGGAAGAGCCAACCGGTCGGAACCCTCGCCAGCACCGGTTGA
- a CDS encoding adenylate/guanylate cyclase domain-containing protein gives MDSNYKAYDHSASFARIDGILATPKGNYEEVKELPGRDRLTFVNGFYAYCSAVFVDIRDSSSLPDKYNRPALAKLYRAYISEVVAILNSSARTREVNIVGDGVWAVFNTPQKVDINEVFDLVAKVNSLMRVLNFKLAKAGYKDPISAGVGVSYGRALMIKAGYSGSGINDVVYMGDVVNHAAKLAAKGNLTYSSPSTYLGNVFAGNLNEHNTKLIAKDWTNDCYTANVINTAMNDWYEANCK, from the coding sequence ATGGACAGCAACTACAAGGCGTACGACCATTCAGCGAGCTTCGCTCGTATCGACGGAATCCTGGCCACGCCGAAGGGCAACTACGAAGAGGTCAAGGAGTTGCCCGGCCGCGACCGTTTGACCTTCGTCAACGGGTTCTATGCATACTGCTCTGCCGTGTTTGTCGACATCCGCGATTCATCCTCGCTTCCCGACAAGTACAACCGACCAGCGTTGGCCAAGTTGTACCGGGCATACATCTCTGAGGTTGTGGCAATCCTGAACTCAAGTGCTCGGACGCGTGAGGTGAACATCGTTGGGGACGGTGTCTGGGCTGTCTTCAACACACCCCAGAAGGTCGACATAAACGAGGTCTTCGATTTGGTAGCGAAGGTCAACTCGCTGATGAGGGTCCTCAACTTCAAGTTGGCCAAGGCGGGGTATAAGGACCCGATCTCTGCTGGCGTGGGCGTGTCATACGGTCGCGCTCTGATGATCAAGGCCGGGTACAGCGGAAGCGGCATCAACGATGTCGTTTACATGGGGGACGTCGTGAACCATGCGGCGAAGCTGGCGGCGAAGGGCAATCTCACCTACTCGTCACCCAGCACCTACCTCGGTAATGTGTTCGCTGGCAACCTCAACGAGCACAACACCAAGTTGATAGCGAAGGATTGGACCAACGACTGCTACACAGCCAACGTCATCAACACCGCGATGAATGATTGGTACGAGGCGAACTGCAAGTAG
- a CDS encoding DUF4081 domain-containing GNAT family N-acetyltransferase, whose amino-acid sequence MLTTQQGIRPLGAPDLDAFLALAALDPVVNVFADHRARTTHLEPRWLGGEMWGRFVDGRLVAACHVGANLVPVGASAEDARLFAERALERGRTVSTIVGPHDAVAAFWETVADVWEEPREARWEQPHLELAGPPRVAPDPEVRRTTRADLAELYPACVAMYTEEVGVSPEEGGGASLYRARVQQLMSRGWSFARFDDRGRLVFKAEVACASPYAAQIQGVWVPPHRRGEGLATHGMAAVAEIVRREIAPVASLYVNEWNRSARHSYAAAGFVETARFSTIMF is encoded by the coding sequence GTGCTGACCACGCAGCAGGGGATCCGTCCGCTGGGCGCGCCCGACCTGGACGCCTTCCTGGCCCTCGCTGCGCTGGACCCGGTCGTCAACGTCTTCGCCGACCACCGCGCCCGCACCACCCACCTCGAGCCACGCTGGCTCGGCGGGGAGATGTGGGGCCGCTTCGTCGACGGCCGCCTGGTCGCCGCCTGCCACGTGGGCGCCAACCTGGTGCCGGTCGGCGCCAGCGCCGAGGACGCCCGGCTCTTCGCCGAGCGCGCCCTCGAGCGCGGCCGCACGGTCTCCACCATCGTCGGACCGCACGACGCGGTGGCGGCGTTCTGGGAGACCGTCGCCGACGTCTGGGAGGAGCCGCGCGAGGCGCGCTGGGAGCAGCCGCACCTCGAGCTCGCCGGCCCCCCGCGGGTCGCTCCCGACCCCGAGGTGCGGCGCACGACGCGCGCCGACCTCGCCGAGCTCTACCCGGCCTGCGTGGCGATGTACACCGAGGAGGTCGGCGTCTCCCCCGAGGAGGGCGGCGGCGCCAGCCTCTACCGCGCCCGCGTGCAGCAGCTGATGAGCCGCGGCTGGTCCTTCGCGCGCTTCGACGACCGCGGCCGCCTCGTGTTCAAGGCCGAGGTCGCCTGCGCCTCGCCGTACGCCGCCCAGATCCAGGGGGTCTGGGTGCCGCCGCACCGACGCGGTGAGGGCCTGGCCACCCACGGGATGGCAGCGGTCGCCGAGATCGTGCGCCGCGAGATCGCGCCGGTCGCCTCGCTCTACGTCAACGAGTGGAACCGCTCGGCGCGGCACAGCTACGCCGCCGCCGGGTTCGTGGAGACCGCACGGTTCTCCACCATCATGTTCTGA
- a CDS encoding nuclear transport factor 2 family protein, which translates to MTRTPEEAVRGLWRTLSARDYDGLAEWVTEDCVYMDMPLGPTLSARGPDDIAKRLKVGWGELAAYENHDGLLVADAAGNVMYEHSETWTFATGEVLTLPFATVHRVRDGRVCLWKDYWDYAAIMNHAPASWVESLAAADTSWVYDASALV; encoded by the coding sequence GTGACCCGCACCCCCGAGGAGGCCGTGCGCGGCCTGTGGCGCACGCTGTCGGCGCGCGACTACGACGGCCTCGCCGAGTGGGTCACCGAGGACTGCGTCTATATGGACATGCCCCTCGGCCCGACGCTGTCGGCCCGCGGCCCCGACGACATCGCCAAGCGACTGAAGGTCGGCTGGGGCGAACTCGCGGCCTATGAGAACCACGACGGCCTGCTCGTCGCCGACGCCGCCGGCAACGTGATGTACGAGCACTCCGAGACCTGGACCTTCGCCACCGGCGAGGTCCTCACCCTCCCCTTCGCCACCGTCCACCGCGTCCGCGACGGCCGCGTGTGCCTGTGGAAGGACTACTGGGACTACGCCGCGATCATGAACCACGCGCCGGCGTCGTGGGTCGAGTCGCTCGCCGCTGCCGACACGAGCTGGGTGTACGACGCGTCGGCGTTGGTCTGA